The genomic stretch TGATTGGGAGCACAAGATAAAACTCGTGGTCGATGCCGAAACAGCCATATACAAGTCGTCCAGGAAATATACAGCCCTGCAAATGTCGCTGCGGCTTGAACAACTAGTCGTGAATTGAGTAACGGACGAAGAAAACCAATGACTGAGAAATCTTCGGTCCACTGATCCTCGGGATGACAAAGATCGCATGGAGAAACCCAGAGGAGGACTTCTCATCGAATCCTATGCTTGAATTATAGGTAACCAACAGTTTCAGCTATGGCGGACTCACCCGGGCAGGCGAGTCCTCTGGATCAAAGGCAATCCGGGGAAAGGGAAGACCATGCTTCTCTGCGGAATGATCAATGAGCTCTCACAACTGAATACTGGAAATGGTAAAGGCACCTGCCTGGCGTATTTTCTATGCCAAGCAACAGATTCTCGCATCAGCGGCGCGACTTCAGTCTTACGGGGCTTAATCTATCTATTGATCGAACAGAATCCCTCGCCCATCTCTCATATTCGAGAGAAGTACGACCGTGCTGGAAAAGATATGTTTGAAGATGTCAATGCTTGGTCTGCCTTTCCATTCCCTACTTCCTCCTGGAATCCTCAGTATGTAGGGTTACGCTCTGTCACATACAACGAAGAAGGCGGGTGTTTCAATGTGGGCCTGGATCGTCTGTGTCTTGTTTTAGAGACCCTACCGGCTACAGGCTCGAACCGTGGGGTTAATTACCGGCTTCGTGAGGATGGGTAtaatgaagatgaagagagaTTGCTGCGGCTGCTGGCGGACTATTGTCCTGATCATGCTTTCAGTTGGAAGGGGGCGGCACATACTCTGGCCATTTCCACGAAACGGAAGGGAGTCATGGTCATGGAGTTTGCCTCGGGTATGGATGTGCGTCGTGGGCATCATTAAGCCTCTAAAAATAGTTAACAGACCTTGGGATATACTATAGGCCTTTACTTGTAATCGCGTTGTTTTAAAAGATAGTCCAAAGGCCTTCAAAGAGGTGTGCTAACTATCTTTATAAGCCTTGATATTATATTTCAGTCTCTACTTTTTCATCCACAGCGTACTTGACATTCAAGTTCAATCCAGTTGGTATTATGGGTGGTCAACACAAATAGGTATCAATTCAAAAACACTCAACATAAGAGATCTAACTACCCATGATACAACCCAACGAAATGCTCAACTTGAACCACCAAAAAACAGAAAGGTATCATTCCTCCATTCACAATCTTATTACATACCCCCTAAAGAACAGATATCCTCTccgaaacaaaacaaaagtcTTCCACGTGTGTGCGTGTGCGTGCTATATGCGCAAGTCCATTCTTTTTTGGTGTCCCACTTTTCCCAATCCCATATGCCCCATAATAAAAAGCAAAAATGCATCCACACCAAGAAAGAAGAGTGACAAACGCTCGCCGGCTATTTTAAAACAAAGAGAAACCAAAAACGACAGTCCAAAATATCAGTAAACACTCCCCTGTATACTCTTATCCTCCATCTCAGCTCTCATCAATGCCTCATCCGCCTTCTCCGTTAACGTCCTCGCCAACTCCAACCCGTCAGCGTTGCTCCCactctcatcctcatcctcatctggCGTCTCATGCTCCCCATCTGCCTCGTGCTCTCCATCACTGCTATGCCCAGCATCACTGTGGCAGTCTCCCAACCTGTTAGCCCTCATACCCCTTCCCATCCGGCTGTTATCTCTCTTGCTGCCAGGCCCAGTGAGAAAGACAGCACGATGAGAAGCAGGCTTGAGATAATCATGTGTatgtgagtggtggtgagtaTGTCTGTGACGCTCGTCCTCTGACGAGTCAGCGTCATCCCCGCTGGCGACGCTGTTATGCCCGCTGTACGTCCCGCCAAAGTCCCTTCCGACATGGAGTTGCTGTACCGCGCCCCCATGGGCAGAAGTTTgatggttgctgctgctgccgttgttgttgttgttgttgctgagatGGGGCGGTAGGCTGGGGCTCTTGAGCTGGCCACGTAATCGGTCGTCGACAGAGATAAAAGACGGCGTACCGTCTGGACTAGAAACCACCTCATCTCGGGCCTTGCTGATGTCGATTTTGGGACCCGTGATAGAGATGTCAAAGGAGGGGTTAGGGCTGCCGTCTGCGCAAAGCGTGGTTGATGACTGAGACCAGAAAATCTTTTTGCCTGCCGGCCGTCGACTCACTAGTGTTGTGCTGTTGGCCGTGCCGTTGAAGGAAGGATTGGTGAGGCCGAAGGTCGGAGAGGTTgccgtgttgttgttgttgctgttggtcgtcgaggaggtggaagaagtAGAGTTGTTCGTTTCAGCAGGGGGAGCAAgagcggcagcagcatcgAGGGGAGAGGCGGTGCCGTTCTTGACGGCTGTCACGTTGCTCCCGCTcgtgttgctgttgctgttgctacCGCTGCTGTTTTCACTTCCAGCCAGGCCGACAGCCTGGTTAGAGATGATATGGTCGTTCTTGACCAAGTCAGCCAGCGTCTGGCGGATCTTGAAATTCTTGTCGTGGTTGCAGCCGTTGGGACAGCCTCCCCAGCGACGTCGAATCTCAACCACTGAGCCGGTGCGAGCAAGTT from Podospora pseudopauciseta strain CBS 411.78 chromosome 3, whole genome shotgun sequence encodes the following:
- a CDS encoding hypothetical protein (COG:S; EggNog:ENOG503NYBE) yields the protein MGKPRLIILIRHAQSEGNKNRDIHQTIPDHRVKLTQEGWQQAYEAGRRLKGLLRPDDTLQFFTSPYRRTRETTEGILATLTDNQPEDSNFNRNRIKVYEEPRLREQDFGNFQPCSAEMERMWQERADYGHFFYRIPNGESAADAYDRVSGFNESLWRQFGDDDFPSVCVLVTHGLMSRVFLMKWYHFSVEYFEDLRNVNHCEFLTMRQDMNTGKYILENKLRTWSDLKKQNALEAVAREKEAEAKDKEKAETGKENGKSKDSSKLARTGSVVEIRRRWGGCPNGCNHDKNFKIRQTLADLVKNDHIISNQAVGLAGSENSSGSNSNSNTSGSNVTAVKNGTASPLDAAAALAPPAETNNSTSSTSSTTNSNNNNTATSPTFGLTNPSFNGTANSTTLVSRRPAGKKIFWSQSSTTLCADGSPNPSFDISITGPKIDISKARDEVVSSPDGTPSFISVDDRLRGQLKSPSLPPHLSNNNNNNGSSSNHQTSAHGGAVQQLHVGRDFGGTYSGHNSVASGDDADSSEDERHRHTHHHSHTHDYLKPASHRAVFLTGPGSKRDNSRMGRGMRANRLGDCHSDAGHSSDGEHEADGEHETPDEDEDESGSNADGLELARTLTEKADEALMRAEMEDKSIQGSVY